The proteins below come from a single Rosa rugosa chromosome 2, drRosRugo1.1, whole genome shotgun sequence genomic window:
- the LOC133731591 gene encoding nonsense-mediated mRNA decay factor SMG7, translated as MMITKLDKMSASSPSWERAQRLFDKITELESRRRRSAQARVPSDPNAWQQIRENYEAIILEDHAFSEQHNVEYALWQLHYKRIDELRTHFSAAMASTGSNSSQGLKGPTRPDRITKIRLQFKTFLSEATGFYHDLIVKIRAKYGLPLGYFSEDSENRIVMDKDGKKSADMKKGLISCHRCLIYLGDLARYKGLYGEGDSKTREYAAASSYYLQAASCLPSSGNPHHQLAILASYSGDELVTVYRYFRSLAVDNPFSTARDNLIVAFEKNRQSYSQLSGNANASALKELPARLTGKGRGKGEAIPAKDNNTEAGLVKERSSSNQEKYKAFSIRFVRLNGILFTRTSLETFAEVLSVVSSGLYELLSSGAEEELSLGADAVENGLVIVRLVSILIFTVHNVKKESEGQSYAEIVQRAVLLQNAFTAVFELMGHVLERCVKLGDPTSSHLLPGILVFVEWLACCPDVAAGSDADEKQSSVRAKFWNACIHLLNNLLSSVPMSIDDDGDETCFNNMSRYEEGETENRLALWEDFELRGFMPLLPAQTILDFSRKHSFGSDGQKEKGARLKRILAAGKALANVVKVDQKAIYFDSQTKKFVIGVEPSMNGDYMPTSFLGMANSNDNLEENQVEDTKNLGGPFQKPELTMDGDEEDEVIVFKPIVAEKRPDVVGTTWAIPQHLEPFKSEEISLANNLKSLGFMGNGQVLKSDHVSSSVPFQQPVNGSTSSMFYSHAKAPEAVLPFKVDTIASSGPFADGLTLKTSSALPAAIRKNPVSRPVRHLGPPPGFSHVPAKQVNESIYNSESMGENPLMDDYSWLDGYQVPSSTKGNAFSSSINYSSHSNLHRVPNGNGLSGTVNFPFPGKQGPSMPFQAENQKSRQEFHMLDDLKLHHEMQLQQQQQPEQYQGQSVWTGRYFV; from the exons ATGATGATCACAAAGTTGGATAAAATGtctgcttcttctccatcatGGGAGCGTGCCCAACGTTTGTTCGACAAG ATTACTGAGTTGGAGAGTAGGCGTCGGAGGTCTGCCCAAGCACGAGTTCCCTCAGATCCTAATGCCTGGCAACAGATACGTGAGAATTATGAAGCTATAATTCTTGAGGACCATGCATTTTCAGAGCAGCACAATGTTGAGTATGCTTTGTGGCAGTTACATTACAAGCGGATTGACGAATTGCGCACGCACTTCAGTGCTGCTATGGCTTCTACAGGTTCAAACTCATCCCAAGGTTTGAAGGGACCTACTCGGCCTGATCGTATTACAAAAATAAGATTGCagtttaaaacattcctttcaGAAGCGACTGGATTTTATCATGATTTAATAGTGAAGATCAGAGCAAAGTATGGGCTTCCTCTTGGCTATTTCTCTGAGGATTCTGAAAATCGAATTGTTATGGATAAGGATGGAAAAAAATCTGCTGATATGAAGAAAGGTTTGATATCATGCCACCGCTGTTTGATTTACTTGGGTGACCTTGCACGCTACAAAGGACTATATGGGGAGGGGGACTCCAAAACTCGTGAGTATGCTGCTGCCTCAAGTTACTACTTGCAAGCTGCATCTTGTTTGCCATCAAGTGGGAACCCTCATCATCAG CTTGCTATATTGGCTTCTTATTCGGGGGATGAGTTGGTGACTGTTTATCGATATTTTCGTAGCCTGGCCGTGGATAATCCGTTTTCAACTGCAAGGGATAACTTGATTGTGGCATTTGAGAAG AATCGTCAGAGTTACTCACAACTGTCTGGCAATGCTAATGCTTCTGCACTCAAAGAGTTGCCTGCACGATTGACTGGCAAAGGTAGAGGGAAAGGGGAAGCAATACCTGCTAAAGATAATAACACAGAAGCAGGCCTTGTTAAGGAAAGATCATCCAGTAATCAGGAAAAATACAAAGCTTTTTCAATTCGTTTTGTCCGTCTAAATGGCATTCTTTTTACACGTACTAG CCTGGAGACATTTGCAGAAGTTCTCTCTGTTGTTAGCAGTGGTTTATATGAGCTTCTATCTTCTGGAGCAGAAGAGGAGCTGAGTCTTGGTGCTGATGCTGTTGAGAATGGACTGGTCATTGTTCGACTGGTCTCTATACTGATATTCACAGTTCATAATGTGAAAAAGGAAAGTGAAGGTCAGTCATATGCAGAAATTGTACAGCGTGCTGTTCTGCTGCAAAATGCATTTACTGCTGTCTTTGAGTTGATGGGGCATGTCTTAGAGAGATGCGTGAAGCTGGGGGATCCAACTTCAAGTCACCTGTTACCAGGCATTCTGGTTTTTGTAGAATGGTTGGCATGTTGTCCTGATGTAGCAGCTGGCAGTGATGCAGATGAAAAACAGTCATCTGTTAGAGCAAAGTTCTGGAATGCTTGCATACACTTGTTGAATAATCTCTTATCATCTGTTCCGATGTCCATAGATGATGATGGAGATGAGACTTGCTTTAATAATATGAGCAGATATGAAGAAGGGGAAACTGAGAATCGCCTTGCTTTGTGGGAGGATTTTGAGTTGAGAGGATTCATGCCACTTCTTCCAGCACAGACAATATTGGATTTCTCGAGGAAGCATTCTTTTGGAAGTGATGGCCAGAAGGAAAAAGGTGCGCGTCTTAAAAGGATCCTGGCGGCAGGCAAGGCTTTAGCAAATGTGGTCAAGGTTGATCAAAAAGCCATTTATTTTGATTCCCAGACAAAGAAATTTGTCATTGGTGTTGAGCCTTCAATGAATGGTGATTATATGCCTACCTCCTTTTTAGGCATGGCTAATTCCAATGATAATCTGGAAGAAAATCAAGTGGAGGACACCAAAAATCTGGGAGGTCCATTTCAAAAGCCAGAGTTGACCATGGATGgggatgaggaagatgaagtAATAGTTTTTAAACCAATAGTGGCTGAGAAGAGGCCTGATGTGGTAGGCACTACATGGGCTATCCCCCAGCATTTGGAACCATTTAAATCAGAAGAAATATCTCTTGCTAACAACCTAAAGAGTTTGGGATTTATGGGCAATGGGCAAGTACTGAAATCTGACCATGTATCAAGTTCGGTTCCATTCCAACAGCCTGTTAATGGTAGTACTAGTAGTATGTTTTACAGCCATGCAAAGGCTCCAGAAGCTGTGTTGCCGTTTAAGGTTGATACTATTGCATCTTCTGGACCATTTGCGGATGGTTTGACATTGAAGACGTCATCAGCTTTGCCCGCTGCTATCCGAAAAAATCCAGTTAGTCGACCTGTTAGACACCTTGGTCCGCCACCTGGTTTTAGCCATGTTCCCGCTAAACAAGTGAACGAGTCTATTTATAATTCAGAGTCAATGGGTGAGAATCCACTGATGGATGATTACAGCTGGTTGGATGGGTATCAGGTGCCATCTTCAACTAAAGGAAATGCATTCAGCAGTTCCATTAACTACTCATCTCATTCAAATCTCCATCGCGTTCCTAATGGGAATGGCTTAAGTGGAACAGTAAACTTTCCCTTTCCTGGTAAACAGGGCCCATCTATGCCATTCCAAGCAGAAAACCAGAAAAGCCGGCAAGAATTCCATATGCTCGATGATCTTAAACTTCACCATGAAATGCAgctgcagcagcagcaacaacctGAGCAATATCAAGGACAGTCTGTCTGGACAGGCCGCTATTTTGTGTGA